The following are encoded together in the Poseidonibacter lekithochrous genome:
- the rraA gene encoding ribonuclease E activity regulator RraA — protein MRFKTADLCDDNQDKNIQILSSDFQNYGGSKYFEGEVITMKLDKSNWALLDMLKNEDGEGKIVVVDVDKSFFGVVGDKLSAYAQRNNYKAIIINGYVRDTKETKKFPIGLYAIGTCPLRNFEQTQGQRGINLEFGGVNFNQDDYVYADEDGIIITSEKLI, from the coding sequence ATGAGATTTAAAACAGCAGATTTATGTGATGACAACCAAGACAAAAACATACAAATACTTTCAAGTGATTTCCAAAACTATGGTGGATCAAAATACTTCGAAGGGGAAGTAATCACAATGAAGCTTGATAAAAGCAACTGGGCTTTACTTGATATGCTAAAAAATGAAGATGGTGAAGGGAAAATAGTTGTAGTTGATGTGGATAAATCCTTTTTTGGAGTAGTAGGGGATAAACTATCTGCATATGCTCAAAGAAACAACTACAAAGCAATAATCATAAATGGTTATGTAAGAGATACAAAAGAGACAAAAAAGTTCCCTATTGGCTTATATGCAATTGGAACTTGTCCGTTGAGAAACTTTGAGCAAACTCAAGGTCAAAGAGGAATTAACTTAGAATTTGGAGGTGTGAATTTTAATCAAGATGATTACGTCTATGCGGACGAAGATGGAATTATCATCACTTCTGAAAAACTAATTTAA
- a CDS encoding AbrB family transcriptional regulator, whose product MSTIQTTFRMLLALMIGAVGSIVFIYLSLPLPWLLGAIFASSIAMRFENLPILSPKPFSAPARILIGLTIGSAFTPEILQFIDVYFYSLILVIPYTIITIIAGMYYYHKYQGFDKKTAYLSSMPGGVIEMVIIGEEIKANISKITLVQSSRLFFIVVSLPFVIQYIFKVDISGNKLITIPITQTNIPEFAALALLGIIGGVVAKKIRLSAAYLIGPMIVSIAVHSTGVITTSVPDEFLKFVQVVFGTIIGFTFRGVKLKTIVKTLVSTFGHFIILMIISAVFIAIAYYSFGFPIISTLLAFSPGGQAEINLIAILVVANVPYITLHHIVRLFIVMNLAPIFAKKIKD is encoded by the coding sequence ATGAGTACAATTCAAACTACTTTTAGAATGTTATTAGCACTAATGATTGGAGCTGTTGGTTCTATTGTATTTATATATTTATCTCTGCCTTTGCCTTGGCTTTTGGGAGCTATTTTTGCTTCTTCTATTGCTATGAGGTTTGAGAATCTTCCAATACTAAGTCCCAAACCATTTTCAGCCCCTGCTAGAATTCTAATCGGTCTTACTATTGGTTCTGCTTTTACTCCCGAGATATTACAGTTTATTGATGTGTATTTTTATAGTTTGATTCTTGTAATACCATATACTATTATTACGATAATTGCTGGGATGTATTATTATCATAAGTATCAAGGTTTTGATAAAAAAACTGCATATCTAAGCTCTATGCCTGGTGGAGTAATAGAGATGGTAATAATAGGAGAAGAGATAAAAGCCAATATCTCTAAAATTACTTTGGTACAGTCTTCACGACTGTTTTTCATCGTGGTTTCTCTGCCTTTTGTAATACAGTATATTTTCAAAGTAGATATTAGTGGAAATAAACTAATCACTATTCCAATAACTCAAACAAATATTCCAGAGTTTGCAGCTCTTGCACTACTAGGAATCATAGGTGGAGTAGTAGCTAAGAAAATCAGACTATCAGCCGCATATCTAATAGGTCCTATGATTGTAAGTATTGCTGTTCACTCAACTGGAGTTATTACTACTTCTGTTCCTGATGAGTTTTTGAAGTTTGTACAAGTAGTATTTGGTACTATCATTGGATTTACTTTTAGAGGGGTGAAACTAAAAACTATTGTTAAGACTTTGGTATCTACATTTGGGCATTTTATTATACTAATGATTATCTCTGCTGTATTTATAGCTATCGCATATTATAGTTTTGGTTTTCCTATAATCTCTACTCTTTTAGCCTTCTCACCAGGGGGTCAAGCAGAGATAAATCTAATAGCAATTCTAGTAGTAGCAAACGTACCATATATAACTCTGCATCATATAGTAAGGCTATTTATTGTTATGAATCTTGCACCTATTTTTGCTAAGAAAATAAAAGACTAA
- a CDS encoding tRNA (5-methylaminomethyl-2-thiouridine)(34)-methyltransferase MnmD: protein MELIKTQDGSNTLYSAKYNQHYHNVDDGAINEALSKHIIPTFEFQKDKDELNILDICFGLGYNTFSTIYYARKNNLNQKLNIYSPELDGDLVRSLEHFEFPSEFEDMEHIIKTLALENKYEDDSLKIEINIGDAREYIKSFDENFFDIVYQDAFSSEVNNELWTKEYFDDINTICKTDCVMSTYAIATPIRLSMYEAGFIIYQHRPVKRKITLACKQKQEIIGKYIDMDLKQTRNKEARALYDNKTINKPEPC from the coding sequence TTGGAGTTAATAAAAACACAAGACGGTTCAAACACCCTCTATTCTGCTAAATATAATCAACACTATCACAACGTAGATGATGGTGCTATAAATGAAGCTTTATCAAAACATATAATTCCTACATTTGAATTTCAAAAAGACAAAGATGAACTAAATATTTTAGACATTTGTTTTGGATTGGGTTACAACACTTTTTCTACAATATATTATGCAAGAAAAAATAATCTAAATCAAAAACTAAATATCTACTCTCCTGAATTAGATGGAGATTTAGTTCGTTCACTAGAACACTTTGAATTTCCTAGTGAGTTTGAAGATATGGAACATATCATCAAAACACTAGCATTAGAGAATAAATATGAAGATGATAGTTTAAAAATAGAGATTAATATAGGTGATGCACGGGAATATATCAAGAGTTTCGATGAAAACTTCTTTGATATAGTTTACCAAGATGCTTTTTCTTCGGAAGTAAACAATGAACTTTGGACGAAAGAGTATTTTGATGATATTAATACTATCTGTAAAACAGACTGTGTTATGTCAACATATGCAATTGCAACACCTATTAGGTTATCCATGTATGAAGCTGGATTTATTATATATCAACATAGACCAGTTAAAAGAAAAATTACCCTAGCTTGTAAACAAAAACAAGAGATTATAGGAAAATATATAGACATGGATTTGAAACAGACACGAAACAAAGAAGCAAGAGCATTATATGACAACAAAACCATTAATAAACCAGAACCATGTTAA
- a CDS encoding cache domain-containing protein → MIKNDEHKILQIIKFSPPLVIVFASIIITFLIYVDYKNTLEVEKSQIKSSFINKKKDFIKEHVEIAIRYANKELKNTELKLRSKLSHQLINAKTIINSIYKNNKDTKTKEEITILIKDALRDIRFNKGRGYFFIHEMNGVNVLHPILPSREGTNISKKRDKNGVQRFKVVQDIVKEQTSGYAIFDFFYPLEKEKQKKKLVHVDKFEPYNWMIGTGEYIEDFEKEIQEKVVNHLSSIRISEDKFFIILNKEGTIISHPFKNYNNRNILKDDEFIHFREQFEQVKKLKDGEGAYYLNNHSLKLSTNEKIPKLWFVKPFDKWNWVITTGFYLSEIEPLIKEKEVYLEKKYTDYLNTIIVSSIIVTISLLFISIYIARILEESFLRYKNKLEDEITENIKQKNILEKAHEVAYIGSWELQIDNMQLDLSDQALLIAELSSNYKNSEFKALENMVIKADWQDFYKAVKNTINTGEELKSIYRIVTSSGQIKWIHCRGKLNAEKNSILGVIQDITETKNLEKEKQKQEELLYQQSKMAAMGEMIGNIAHQWRQPLSSISISASGAKFQKEMGILTDEIFYSLMDTINDKTQYLSQTIDDFRNFYKPDKTKNLFTTKSVYEKTIKLVSTQFLSKQIQINDNIEDVEIFSIENELIQVLINILNNARDAFEKTKDIKKFVSINIYTEDKKVYIEILDNAGGVPIHIIDRIFEPYFTTKHQSQGTGIGLYMSEEIIKKHLNGNIYVKNKEFTYEDIQYKGASFTIVLDKFTNSTKES, encoded by the coding sequence ATGATCAAAAATGATGAACATAAAATTCTTCAAATTATAAAATTCTCTCCCCCATTAGTAATAGTATTTGCAAGTATTATTATTACATTTCTTATATATGTTGATTACAAAAATACCTTAGAAGTAGAAAAATCACAAATCAAATCAAGCTTTATAAACAAGAAAAAAGATTTTATTAAAGAGCATGTAGAAATTGCTATTAGATATGCAAATAAAGAGCTAAAAAACACTGAGCTAAAACTAAGAAGTAAACTATCTCATCAACTAATAAATGCCAAAACAATAATTAACAGTATTTATAAAAACAATAAAGACACTAAAACAAAAGAAGAAATTACAATACTTATAAAAGATGCCTTACGAGATATTAGATTTAATAAAGGTAGAGGATATTTCTTTATTCATGAAATGAATGGAGTTAATGTATTACATCCAATTCTTCCAAGTAGAGAAGGAACAAATATCTCTAAAAAAAGAGATAAAAATGGAGTACAAAGATTCAAAGTAGTTCAAGATATTGTAAAAGAACAAACATCAGGTTATGCAATATTTGATTTCTTTTATCCTCTAGAAAAAGAAAAACAAAAAAAGAAACTTGTTCACGTGGATAAATTTGAACCCTATAACTGGATGATTGGAACAGGTGAATATATTGAAGACTTTGAAAAAGAGATTCAAGAAAAAGTAGTTAATCATTTAAGTAGTATCCGTATTTCAGAAGATAAATTCTTTATTATCCTAAATAAAGAAGGAACTATAATTTCTCATCCTTTTAAGAATTATAACAATAGAAATATTCTAAAAGATGACGAGTTTATACATTTTAGAGAACAATTTGAACAGGTTAAAAAACTAAAAGATGGAGAAGGTGCTTATTATCTGAATAATCATAGTCTTAAACTTTCTACAAATGAAAAAATTCCAAAACTGTGGTTTGTAAAACCCTTTGATAAATGGAATTGGGTAATTACTACAGGTTTTTATCTCAGTGAAATAGAACCACTTATTAAAGAAAAAGAGGTATATTTAGAAAAGAAATATACTGATTATCTAAATACAATTATAGTATCAAGTATTATTGTGACTATTTCACTTCTATTTATTTCTATATATATAGCAAGAATATTAGAAGAAAGTTTTTTAAGATACAAAAATAAATTAGAAGATGAAATCACAGAAAATATCAAACAAAAAAATATTTTAGAAAAAGCACATGAAGTTGCGTATATAGGTTCATGGGAACTACAAATAGATAATATGCAATTAGATCTCTCAGATCAAGCTTTACTAATAGCTGAACTATCATCAAATTACAAAAATTCTGAGTTTAAAGCATTAGAAAATATGGTTATAAAAGCTGATTGGCAAGACTTTTATAAAGCAGTAAAAAATACAATTAACACAGGGGAAGAGTTAAAATCTATTTATAGAATAGTGACTTCTTCGGGACAAATAAAATGGATTCATTGTAGAGGAAAATTAAATGCAGAGAAAAACTCTATATTAGGTGTTATTCAAGATATTACAGAAACAAAAAACTTAGAAAAAGAAAAACAAAAACAAGAAGAATTATTGTACCAACAAAGTAAAATGGCAGCAATGGGTGAAATGATTGGAAATATTGCCCATCAATGGAGACAACCTCTATCTTCTATTTCTATATCTGCTTCTGGTGCAAAATTCCAAAAAGAAATGGGTATTTTAACTGATGAGATTTTCTATAGCCTAATGGATACTATCAATGATAAAACACAATACTTATCACAAACTATTGATGATTTTAGGAATTTTTATAAACCAGATAAAACAAAGAATTTATTCACAACAAAAAGTGTATATGAAAAAACTATTAAATTAGTTTCAACTCAGTTTTTAAGTAAACAAATACAAATAAATGACAATATTGAAGATGTAGAAATATTTAGTATTGAAAATGAATTAATACAAGTATTAATCAATATTCTAAATAACGCAAGAGATGCCTTTGAAAAAACAAAAGATATAAAAAAATTTGTATCTATAAATATATATACAGAAGATAAAAAAGTATATATTGAAATACTAGATAATGCAGGGGGAGTTCCTATACATATAATAGATAGGATTTTTGAACCTTACTTTACAACGAAACATCAAAGTCAAGGTACTGGGATTGGATTATATATGAGTGAAGAAATTATAAAAAAACACCTAAATGGAAATATCTATGTAAAAAATAAAGAGTTTACATATGAAGATATTCAGTATAAAGGTGCTTCATTTACTATAGTTTTAGATAAGTTCACAAACTCAACAAAAGAAAGTTAG
- a CDS encoding EAL domain-containing protein, giving the protein MTNTDERYNCALNLYNKLEELFKTSQIAQKFFEIPVLNEYRYISRALVDYNLTMEIELKEKAISKLEVGIAAAYNDIMDSIVLAIKSSIQGLKNNFPNVNASNILEKFEYKKVAEAIVLAEQTIVDSRGDRISRLDKYYEFSAKDEYKLLINFCTYLNLIEYLFDIESNQTVSDSEKNIFESVYKAFENPTGTYPHFELHYQPKYDNKKCMIGAEALIRLRVTENDLIPPGAFLEAIHQARLENKLDRWVLETTAKDLNEFKDLLPSNFDIAINVNPSTISDYEYISIFNTTIRENAIEDILSIEIIENWNEENGDHIQAHYRLAELNEKTKIAIDDFGTGTTMLEYIVMISNLNTIKIDKILIDKLETKNKEKALKLISGITKLAEESGLKVTAEGIETDRQFEMLSEIGIDFYQGFKLSYPLTLNDFIQKINS; this is encoded by the coding sequence ATGACAAATACTGATGAAAGATATAATTGTGCATTAAATTTATATAATAAGCTTGAAGAATTATTTAAAACAAGCCAAATAGCACAAAAGTTTTTCGAAATCCCAGTTTTGAACGAATATAGATATATATCAAGGGCTTTGGTTGATTATAACCTTACTATGGAAATTGAATTGAAAGAAAAAGCAATTTCGAAACTTGAGGTAGGTATAGCGGCTGCATATAATGACATAATGGATTCTATTGTCTTAGCGATAAAGAGTAGTATTCAAGGGCTTAAAAATAACTTTCCAAATGTAAATGCTTCGAATATATTAGAAAAGTTTGAATATAAAAAAGTTGCTGAGGCTATAGTTCTTGCAGAACAAACAATTGTTGATTCTCGTGGGGATAGAATAAGCAGACTTGATAAATACTATGAGTTTTCAGCTAAAGATGAATATAAGTTATTAATTAACTTTTGTACTTATCTTAACTTGATAGAATATTTATTTGATATTGAATCTAATCAAACAGTATCTGACTCTGAAAAGAATATATTTGAAAGTGTTTATAAAGCCTTTGAAAATCCTACTGGTACATATCCTCATTTTGAATTACATTATCAACCTAAATATGATAATAAAAAATGTATGATTGGTGCTGAAGCTTTAATTAGGTTAAGAGTTACTGAAAATGATTTAATTCCTCCTGGTGCTTTTCTAGAAGCAATACATCAAGCTAGACTTGAGAATAAATTAGATAGATGGGTTCTTGAAACTACAGCAAAAGATTTAAATGAATTTAAAGACCTTCTTCCTTCGAATTTTGATATCGCAATAAATGTGAACCCTTCAACAATTTCAGATTATGAGTATATAAGTATATTTAACACAACAATTCGAGAGAATGCAATTGAAGATATTTTATCAATAGAAATAATTGAGAATTGGAATGAAGAGAATGGTGATCATATACAAGCCCACTATCGACTAGCAGAGTTAAATGAGAAAACAAAAATTGCAATAGATGATTTCGGAACAGGTACAACTATGTTAGAATATATTGTAATGATTTCAAATTTAAATACTATAAAGATTGATAAAATTTTAATTGATAAACTAGAAACAAAGAATAAGGAAAAAGCTTTAAAACTTATTAGTGGTATTACTAAACTTGCAGAAGAATCAGGTTTAAAAGTTACTGCTGAAGGAATTGAAACAGACAGACAATTTGAAATGTTATCTGAAATTGGAATAGATTTCTATCAAGGATTTAAATTATCGTACCCTTTGACTTTAAATGACTTTATACAAAAAATAAATAGTTAG
- a CDS encoding carbonic anhydrase, translated as MNIINNLIRGNRLFKKYHLDEFKEDLDYSIQNGQKPEVLLISCCDSRVTNDFMFGNKPGDLFVLRNIGNFVPPYESVNDFFSVAAAIEYAVNILNVPNIIICGHSHCGACESLYKDIPDENTNIKKWLQIAQPVKEFALKNIKLYSNEEELYRATEKNSIVFQLKNLLTYPIIKQKYENKQIQIHGWYYNLSDGSIQAYNEKENIFEEIE; from the coding sequence ATGAATATAATCAATAATTTAATCAGAGGAAATAGGCTTTTTAAAAAGTACCATTTAGATGAGTTTAAAGAAGACTTAGACTACTCAATCCAAAATGGGCAAAAGCCTGAGGTTTTACTAATTAGTTGTTGTGATAGTAGAGTTACAAATGACTTTATGTTTGGGAATAAACCAGGCGACTTATTTGTACTTAGGAATATTGGAAATTTTGTACCACCTTATGAATCTGTAAATGATTTCTTTAGTGTCGCTGCTGCTATTGAATATGCAGTTAATATTCTAAATGTACCTAATATAATCATTTGTGGGCATTCACATTGTGGAGCTTGTGAGAGTTTGTACAAAGATATTCCAGATGAAAATACAAACATAAAAAAATGGCTACAAATTGCACAACCAGTAAAAGAGTTCGCATTAAAAAATATAAAACTATATTCAAATGAAGAAGAATTATATAGAGCTACAGAAAAGAACTCTATAGTTTTTCAACTAAAAAATCTTCTTACTTATCCAATAATAAAACAGAAGTATGAAAATAAACAGATACAGATACATGGCTGGTATTACAACCTAAGTGATGGTTCAATACAGGCATATAATGAAAAAGAAAATATATTCGAAGAGATTGAATAA
- a CDS encoding BPTI/Kunitz domain-containing protein: MLKNVILTIFTALFFISCSSNELKEPNAKCSEKPKTGMCKAMFIKYYFNSDSNKCEEFIWGGCGGNVPFKSLKECKQTCEE, from the coding sequence ATGCTTAAAAACGTTATCTTAACTATATTTACAGCACTTTTTTTTATTAGCTGTAGTTCAAATGAATTAAAAGAACCCAATGCTAAATGTAGTGAAAAACCAAAAACTGGAATGTGTAAAGCTATGTTTATAAAATACTATTTTAACAGTGATAGTAATAAATGTGAAGAGTTTATCTGGGGTGGATGTGGTGGAAATGTTCCCTTTAAAAGTTTAAAGGAATGTAAGCAAACTTGTGAAGAGTAA
- the luxS gene encoding S-ribosylhomocysteine lyase encodes MPLLDSFRVDHTIMPAPAVRVAKTMKSPSGDVITVFDLRFCVPNEKMLGERGIHTLEHLFAGFIREHLNSDTVEIIDVSPMGCRTGFYMSLLGNPDEQTVAKAWKAAMEDVLKVQTQNDIPELNEFQCGTYEMHSLEEAKQIAQDILNSEIGVMSNEKLFLSDDKLNSLGN; translated from the coding sequence ATGCCATTATTAGATAGTTTTAGAGTTGACCATACAATTATGCCTGCACCTGCGGTAAGAGTTGCAAAGACAATGAAATCACCATCAGGTGACGTAATCACAGTATTTGATTTAAGATTCTGTGTTCCAAATGAGAAGATGTTAGGTGAAAGAGGTATTCATACATTAGAGCACCTTTTTGCTGGATTTATTAGAGAGCATTTAAACTCTGATACAGTAGAAATCATTGACGTTTCTCCTATGGGTTGTAGAACTGGTTTTTACATGAGTTTATTAGGTAACCCTGATGAGCAAACTGTAGCAAAAGCATGGAAAGCAGCAATGGAAGATGTACTAAAAGTACAAACTCAAAATGACATTCCAGAATTAAACGAATTCCAATGTGGTACATACGAAATGCACTCATTAGAAGAAGCAAAACAAATTGCACAAGATATCTTAAATTCAGAAATCGGTGTAATGTCAAACGAAAAACTATTCTTATCTGATGATAAATTAAACTCTTTAGGAAACTAA
- a CDS encoding carboxylate-amine ligase, protein MIFDKFTNGYIFTLGAELELRILNADDLSYANEYDYFKSNLSSKYKDNITSEFLQSMIEINTPVFNKLSELIEYFKEITHELNTLAKKKNLILQSSGASALKQNNIELSTNERYHELSNEHKILLDDFSICGLHVHVGFKTFDKALKAFNFSLCYLPIFVALSASSVYSNGIDTGIHSYRTKIFDRLPKASIPEYFESYEHMKSVYDILYNSEVISSEKDIWWDVRIQPNFKTIEFRVCDAIHDFDRLEVIIGLCKGICKLSQVQEVSYEPMQVLKQNMWKASRYSMDADFIVDSKKVNIRDVIYKLIEELDKEELITQEFKEKALSIVSKNSIAQDMIEIYEKTKDLNEVEKVGIIK, encoded by the coding sequence TTGATATTTGATAAATTTACAAACGGTTATATATTTACTTTAGGTGCAGAGTTAGAACTTCGAATTCTAAATGCAGATGATTTAAGTTATGCAAATGAGTATGACTATTTTAAGTCAAATCTATCTTCTAAATATAAAGATAATATTACTTCTGAATTCTTACAATCCATGATAGAGATTAATACTCCTGTTTTTAATAAACTAAGTGAGTTAATAGAATACTTCAAAGAAATCACACATGAACTTAATACCTTAGCTAAGAAAAAGAACTTAATTCTACAATCAAGTGGAGCTAGTGCTCTAAAACAAAACAATATAGAACTATCAACAAATGAAAGATACCATGAACTTTCAAATGAACATAAAATCTTATTAGATGATTTCTCTATATGTGGCTTACATGTACATGTAGGCTTTAAAACATTTGATAAGGCTTTAAAAGCTTTTAACTTCTCATTGTGTTATTTACCAATATTCGTAGCCCTATCTGCTTCTTCTGTTTATTCAAATGGTATAGATACAGGTATACACTCATATAGAACTAAAATATTTGATAGATTACCAAAAGCATCTATACCTGAGTACTTTGAGTCTTATGAACATATGAAGTCTGTATATGACATTTTATATAATAGTGAAGTAATAAGTAGTGAAAAAGATATATGGTGGGATGTAAGAATTCAACCTAACTTTAAAACTATAGAGTTTAGAGTATGTGATGCTATACATGACTTTGATAGACTAGAAGTAATAATAGGACTATGTAAGGGTATATGTAAACTATCACAAGTACAAGAAGTATCATATGAACCTATGCAAGTACTAAAACAAAATATGTGGAAAGCTTCTAGGTATTCAATGGATGCTGATTTTATTGTAGATTCTAAAAAAGTAAATATAAGAGATGTAATATATAAACTAATAGAAGAGTTAGATAAAGAAGAGTTAATAACCCAAGAGTTTAAAGAAAAAGCACTAAGTATAGTATCAAAGAATTCAATAGCACAAGATATGATAGAGATATATGAAAAAACAAAAGATTTAAATGAAGTGGAAAAGGTAGGAATTATTAAATGA
- the ggt gene encoding gamma-glutamyltransferase, giving the protein MKGVVAAGDTNSAQAGADILRIGGNAYDAAIAVMLAAPICEPLFTSLGGGGFLLGLEKGKKPELYDFFVEVPKKRVEEPEFYPIYVDFGAAVQEFHIGAGSVAIPGLVEGIYQVHKDKGTLPLSEIIKPAVKYAREGVYLSGMQASFVKLLEPIFTSTKSSMDVYGIDDKTLIDETHLFKNPAYADFLEAFAKEGSKVFYEGVVADEIEKIMKDNDGLILKEDLKNYKCIKREPIDFNYKGYEIVTNPPPSGGGILIAFTLKILEKYDLKDYRSFEYVKGMIEAFNTTSDFRKEHVDEFMHDPKLKDILQNDRLIKNYCTTMHSRLNLWGNTTHLSVIDEEGNAVSVTTTNGEGSGHVIPSSGIMLNNMMGEEDLNPHGWFSWPDGIRLPSMMAPTAVLKDGNPELILGSAGSNRIRSAITQTIVNNLDYGKNLHDSINAPRIHFEKGSVCMEPPCDEVIREELKKHYDLQYFDSLNVFFGGVQAVDGNLEGGCDSRRGAAVIKVD; this is encoded by the coding sequence ATGAAAGGTGTAGTAGCAGCAGGAGATACAAATTCAGCACAAGCAGGAGCTGATATATTAAGGATAGGGGGAAACGCATATGATGCAGCTATAGCTGTTATGTTAGCTGCGCCTATATGTGAACCCTTATTTACATCTCTTGGCGGTGGAGGCTTCTTATTAGGCCTAGAAAAGGGTAAAAAACCAGAGCTTTATGATTTTTTTGTTGAGGTTCCTAAAAAAAGAGTAGAAGAGCCAGAGTTTTATCCAATATATGTAGATTTTGGAGCAGCAGTACAAGAGTTTCATATAGGAGCTGGGTCTGTTGCAATTCCTGGATTAGTAGAGGGAATATATCAAGTACATAAAGATAAAGGAACATTACCTTTAAGTGAGATAATAAAACCAGCAGTTAAATATGCAAGAGAGGGTGTATATCTATCAGGAATGCAAGCTAGCTTTGTAAAACTGTTAGAACCTATCTTTACTTCTACTAAATCAAGTATGGATGTATATGGTATAGATGATAAAACACTAATAGATGAAACACATCTTTTTAAGAATCCTGCTTATGCTGATTTTCTAGAAGCTTTCGCAAAAGAAGGAAGTAAAGTATTCTATGAAGGTGTAGTAGCTGATGAAATAGAAAAGATTATGAAAGACAATGATGGACTTATATTAAAAGAAGACTTAAAGAACTATAAGTGTATTAAAAGAGAACCTATTGATTTTAACTATAAGGGATATGAGATAGTAACAAATCCACCACCAAGTGGAGGAGGAATTCTTATTGCTTTTACTTTAAAGATATTAGAGAAGTATGATTTAAAAGATTATAGATCTTTCGAGTATGTAAAAGGAATGATAGAAGCTTTTAATACTACTAGTGATTTTAGAAAAGAACATGTAGATGAGTTTATGCATGATCCTAAACTAAAAGATATATTACAAAATGATAGACTAATCAAAAACTACTGTACTACTATGCACTCAAGATTAAACCTATGGGGTAATACAACACATTTATCAGTAATAGATGAAGAAGGTAATGCAGTATCAGTTACTACAACAAATGGTGAAGGTTCAGGTCATGTAATACCTAGTTCTGGAATTATGTTAAATAATATGATGGGAGAAGAGGACTTAAACCCTCATGGTTGGTTCTCTTGGCCAGATGGTATTAGATTACCATCAATGATGGCACCTACGGCTGTATTAAAAGATGGTAATCCAGAATTAATACTAGGAAGTGCGGGAAGTAATAGAATACGATCTGCTATTACTCAAACTATTGTGAATAACCTTGATTATGGTAAAAATTTACATGATAGTATTAATGCTCCTAGAATACACTTTGAAAAAGGAAGTGTATGTATGGAGCCACCTTGTGATGAGGTAATACGTGAAGAGCTTAAAAAACATTATGATTTACAATATTTTGATTCTCTAAATGTATTTTTTGGAGGAGTTCAAGCCGTAGATGGAAATCTAGAAGGTGGGTGTGATAGCAGACGAGGCGCAGCAGTAATTAAAGTAGATTAG